One Glandiceps talaboti chromosome 2, keGlaTala1.1, whole genome shotgun sequence genomic region harbors:
- the LOC144453769 gene encoding LOW QUALITY PROTEIN: visual system homeobox 2-like (The sequence of the model RefSeq protein was modified relative to this genomic sequence to represent the inferred CDS: deleted 1 base in 1 codon), giving the protein MSVFTRKKKERKEDYDNDSYVLYRDVWFQNRRAKWRKKEKKWGKSSVMAEYGLYGAMVRHSLPLPDSILKTDAADDNDSCAPWLLGMHKKSMEAAQKLREQEEDSKLREQEEDSNDNGDLDSENSVSVDRDPEELRSNSIAILRAKAQEHSVKILQEGRNVTHDSERRNMNLPVRMNETNCQKENDRGVRSEHIE; this is encoded by the exons ATGTCAGTATTCACAAGGAAGAAAAAGGAGAGAAAAGAAGATTATGACAATGATTCATATGTGCTGTACAGAGAT GTATGGTTTCAAAACAGAAGAGCTAAATGgcgaaagaaagagaaaaaatggGGGAAAAGCAGTGTTATGGCTGAGTACGGACTCTACGGAGCCATGGTTCGCCACTCGTTGCCACTTCCCGATAGTATATTGAAGACAGACGCTGCCGATGATAACGACTCATGTGCACCGTGGTTACTAG GAATGCATAAAAAATCGATGGAAGCTGCACAAAAACTCCGAGAACAGGAAGAGGACTCG AAACTCCGAGAACAGGAAGAGGACTCGAATGATAATGGTGATTTAGATAGTGAAAACTCCGTTTCTGTCGATCGAGACCCCGAGGAGCTCCGATCCAACAGCATCGCTATACTACGTGCTAAAGCCCAGGAACACAGTGTCAAAATACTACAAGAAGGTAGAAACGTTACACATGACAGTGAACGTCGAAACATGAACTTGCCCGTCAGAATGAATGAAACGAACTGCCAGAAAGAAAACGACAGAGGTGTACGTTCAGAACAcattgagtaa